Proteins co-encoded in one Bacillus paramycoides genomic window:
- the spoVAD gene encoding stage V sporulation protein AD: MRLTGKQTWVFQNDIYVNATGTAVGPKEAEGPLGKDFDISYDDLHCGEENWELAERRLMSDSIQQVVQKGNVKTSQIDFFLAGDLLNQTVTANYVARKWGIPFLGMFSACATSMETLAVGSAFIDGGFANRVLATVSSHNATAERQFRYPTEYGGQKPGTANSTVTGAGSILISKEKSAIKITAATIGKVQDLGIANPLDMGAAMAPAAAHTIQQHFEDLKRSANDYDLIVTGDLSAIGTPIAKQLLLEEGYDIGHIYNDCGLMIYDSGQEEVFAGGSGCACSAVVTYGHLLREMQKGNLQRIFVVATGALLSPMMMQQKETIPTIAHGVVFERVKGE, translated from the coding sequence ATGAGGTTGACAGGAAAACAAACGTGGGTATTTCAAAATGATATTTATGTGAATGCAACTGGTACTGCTGTCGGTCCAAAAGAAGCTGAAGGCCCTCTTGGAAAGGATTTTGATATTTCATATGATGATTTACATTGCGGAGAGGAAAACTGGGAACTTGCTGAACGAAGATTAATGTCAGATTCGATTCAACAAGTCGTGCAAAAAGGAAATGTAAAAACATCACAAATTGATTTCTTTTTAGCGGGTGATTTATTAAATCAAACAGTGACGGCAAATTATGTTGCGCGTAAGTGGGGGATTCCCTTTTTAGGCATGTTTAGCGCTTGTGCGACCTCGATGGAGACTTTGGCGGTCGGATCAGCCTTTATTGACGGTGGATTTGCAAATCGTGTTTTAGCGACGGTAAGTAGTCATAATGCAACGGCTGAAAGACAGTTTCGTTATCCAACCGAGTATGGAGGACAAAAACCAGGAACAGCAAATTCCACTGTTACAGGTGCGGGATCCATATTAATTAGTAAAGAAAAAAGTGCCATTAAAATTACGGCAGCTACGATTGGAAAAGTACAAGATTTAGGAATTGCGAATCCTTTAGATATGGGGGCAGCGATGGCACCTGCTGCTGCTCATACAATTCAGCAACACTTTGAAGATTTGAAGAGAAGTGCCAATGATTATGATTTGATTGTTACCGGTGATTTATCAGCTATTGGGACACCAATCGCGAAACAACTGTTGCTGGAAGAAGGGTATGATATTGGGCACATATATAATGATTGCGGATTAATGATTTATGATTCCGGTCAAGAAGAAGTATTTGCCGGTGGTAGTGGGTGTGCTTGTTCGGCTGTTGTCACATATGGTCATTTATTAAGAGAGATGCAAAAAGGGAACTTACAACGAATTTTTGTTGTTGCTACTGGCGCGTTATTAAGTCCGATGATGATGCAGCAGAAAGAAACAATTCCAACCATTGCGCATGGTGTCGTATTTGAGAGAGTGAAGGGAGAGTGA
- the spoVAC gene encoding stage V sporulation protein AC: MTGRKLKDDYVNKVKEYHPKPNHFMNCVKAFLVGGLICTIGEVLMKFYIHYFHFSEQEAGNPTVATLVLLSAILTGCGVYDKIGQFAGAGSAVPVTGFANSMASAALEHKSEGIVLGIATNMFKLAGSVIVFGVVGAYIIGLIRYTFKIFMS; this comes from the coding sequence ATGACAGGGCGAAAACTAAAGGATGATTACGTAAATAAAGTGAAGGAGTACCATCCGAAACCAAATCATTTCATGAATTGCGTTAAAGCATTTCTTGTAGGTGGACTCATTTGTACAATCGGGGAAGTATTGATGAAATTTTATATACATTATTTTCATTTCAGTGAACAAGAGGCAGGAAACCCCACGGTTGCAACTCTTGTATTATTATCGGCGATTTTAACAGGTTGTGGTGTATATGATAAAATCGGTCAATTCGCTGGGGCTGGATCGGCCGTACCTGTTACGGGATTTGCGAATTCTATGGCGAGTGCTGCGCTAGAACATAAGAGTGAAGGCATTGTGCTAGGGATTGCTACAAACATGTTTAAGCTAGCGGGAAGTGTTATCGTTTTTGGGGTCGTTGGGGCATATATTATTGGGTTAATAAGATATACGTTTAAAATTTTTATGTCTTAA